A region of the Magnetococcales bacterium genome:
CGAGCCGTCTGGCCACCTCCTTGTTGCTGCATCCGGTCTGGATGAGCTTGAGGATTTCGATCTGGCGCTTGGTCAAAGGCAATGGGTCCATGGTGATTCCCCGATGCTGCGTTCATGGCTCATGGATGGGCAGAAAAGTAACCTTTCAATGACTCCCAGATGGACAGGAATCCCTGCATCGTGGAGATGTGCCGCTCCGGACGGGTCAAGGGATTCAGGATATACGACAGGATGGAACGGCGGCCGGAAATGATATCCGCATCGGCTTTCATGCCCGGCAGAATGGCCCGCCCCGCCCCCGGATCCCCGACGAAAGGACGCTCGGGCTTGACGATGCCTTTATAGGCCACATTGCCCTCCGCATCCATCTGGGTAAACGGAGAGATGGAGATCAGACGACCTTCGACTCCGCCGAACCGATTGAATTCATAGCTGGTCACCCGGATGGCCACCTCCTGTCCGGCCCGGACATATCCCATATCCTTGGGAGAGATGTTGAGGGCCAATTGGAGATCATCGGCCAGGGGGACAATCTCCATCAGCACATCCCGAGGACTGAACACCGAACCCAGGGTCCACACCCGGGAGTCTTGCACCCGCCCCTCGATGGGGGCATGGACATCCAGATTGTGTTTCCGGTCCACCTGACGTTCGAGCAGGGTCTTGACCTGGGAAATCTCGTTTTGAATGGTGCCAAGCTCCTGATTGGCCTGATTGCGCAATTCTTTTTCGTACAGTCCCTTTTTGGCCAGCACCTCTTCCAAGGCGCCCTGGTTTTGTTTGATCTGGGCCAGAAGGGTTTTGCTTTTGCCTTCGCTGTCGAGGTAAACCCGCTGGGACTCCAGTTGGGACAGCCGGGAGACCAGCCTTTTTTTGCCCAGATTGTCCTGCAAGGCCATCAGATCGGCGTTGACCGCCACATTTTTTTCCATGTTCCGCAGGTTCTGGGTGGCCAGTTCGATCTCGGTGCGTTTTTGCTGAATCTGGGTTTCAAAGACCCACAAACTTTTCTGGAGCACCTGTTTTTGGGTATCGAGCAACGCCCGCTGCTCCCGGACCACATCGGCGTACTTGGCGGGAATGCCGGAAAAATCGGGTTCCGTTCCCTTGAGAAAGGCCTCCTGACGAATGGCCCGGGCCTTGAGTCCCATCAACCGTGCCTCTACCTGCCGTTCTTCGGCATCGGTGCCGCTGTTTTTCAGACGAACCAGCAAAGCCCCCTTGGAGACCACCTGACCGTTGACCGCATGAATCTCGGTGACAATTCCCCCTTCCGGCGGATGAATGCGTTGCACCCCCTGGATGGGCAAAAACTCTCCGGAGGCCTTGACCGCCTCGTTGACCTGAATGGTGGCGGTCAGCCACAACAAAAACACCGTCAGAAACAAGGTGCCAGCCAGAATCGCCTTGACCTGCCAGGAGACACCGGTCTCCTCCAGGATATGGGCTTCGCTGAGATGTCTGGAAAAACGATTCTGCAACATAAGCGTCCTCGAAAGTCAAACCATCCAGGGACTAGACAAACGACCTGGGCAACAATTTTTCCACCTCGCCCGGAGGAGCGGCGGCGCGCAGATAGCCCCGATCCAGATAAAGCACAAAATCAGCCATTTTCAGATGACTGGGCCGATGGGTGACGATGAAAACCGTGGTTTTGCCACGCATCTCCTCCACCGCCTGACGGAACAGGGCTTCGCTTTTGGCGTCCATGTTGTTGGCCGGTTCGTCAAACAGCATGATGGAACAGTTTTTCAGCAGGGCGCGGGCCAAAGAGAGCCGCTGCTTGAAGCCCGCCGACAGTTGATCGCTGCGGCTGTCTTGGAGGCGGGTATTGAAACCCGCCGGCATCTGGAGGATCTCCTCCAGCAATCCGGCGCGGGCGGCGGCGGTGTGCAACTCTTCGTCGCTGGCCTCGGGACGGACCAGACGCAGATTCTGGGCCACGGTGCCAAAAAACACGTCACACTGCTGGGGCAGATAACCGATGGCGTGGCGCAACTGCAAGGCGTTGATCTGGCGGATGTCGTTGTTGTCGATGAGTACGCTGCCGGCCTGGGGATCGTAGAGTCCGAGGATCAGTTTGATCAAGGTGGACTTGCCCGAGCCATTGGAGCCGATCACCGCCACCACCGAACCGGGGGGCACACGAAAGGTGACACCCACCAGGGCGGGTTCGGCGTCGTTGGTGTAGCGGAAGGAGACCCGGGCAAAGGCGATCTCCCCCTTGAAATCCTTGCGGGCGGTATGGACCTGCCCATACCCCCGTTCCACCTTGAGTTCCATCAGGCGGTCCAGCTGCGTCACGCTGTTGGAGATGCTGACGATCTTGTTGATGCCCAGAAAGAACGTCTGCAACGGCGACAGAATCCGCCAGGTGATCAGCATGGAGGCGATCACCGCGCCGGTATTCTGGACATCAGCCGCCACCACGGTACGGGCGGTATCGTTCATGACCGCGACTCCCGCCAGCATGGTGAGGAGTCGCGCCACGGTGGTCATGTGGTTGGAGATGGTCGCGAGTTGAAACGAAGCCAAAGTCGCCTTGCCGGACAGATCCCGGAACCGATCAAACCAAATCTCCTCCGAATGGGTGCTTTGAATGGTCTGGATGCGGCTGAGGGCCTCGGTGAGAAAGGCCTGAAGCTGAGAGTTGTACTGGGACGACAGGGCGGAACGTCTCTGGATCACCGGCATCAACGCCAGGGCCACCACCACCATGGCCACGATCAACAGCACCATCAGACCGATCACCTTCGGGCTGACGAAGCTCAAGACGATCAGGTACAACACGGTGGTAGGGATGTCGTAAAGCAGCATGGACAGCGGTCCGGTCAAAATCTCCCGGACCACTTCCAGGGAGCGGAGACGGGACACCTGATTGCCCGCCGAGATCTGCTCGGTGAGGCTGGAGGGCAGCCCCAGAATCTGGTTGAGGATGACGCTGCTCAAGGCCCGTTCCAGCTTAGTGCCGATGTAGGCCAACAGATGAAGACGGTGAACCCGCAACGCCCCATCGATCAGCAACGCCAGGATGGTGCCCACCAGCATGACCACACCAGTGGAAATCGATCCGGTGGGAATCACCCGATCATAGACCACCATGACATAAATCGGCATGGCCGAAGCCATGATGTTGCCAATGATGGTGATGCCCATCAGGTTCCAGACCAGGGAGCGGAACAAGGACAACTGGGAACGCACCCAGCTTTGTGGCAACAACACGGTCTGCTGCTGGGAAGAAAAGAAGAATGCGGTTCCTTTGCCCTGCAAATCGGTTTCGGTCTGCTGCCCGGTTTCCCCATCCAGAATCAGCATCCGGGAACGTTTTTTCTTTTCCAGCACCACCACCATGCGCCCGCTGTCGAAGGCAAACAGGAATGGCGCCAAGCGGGCATCGATGTTCTGGACCCGGCCACGATCCATTTTATGCTTGAAATTCAAATTGGCCATGATGTTGCACAATCCGGTCAGATCCAACTGATCCAACAGATGGGGCAAAGACTCGGCCAGTTGTCGACCGGTCCCGCGCCATTGCAACCCCTCCAGCAGTCCACGCAGACACCAGGTGAACCGGTTGGTGGTGGGGATGCTGTCCATGTAGTCATGCCAATCGGCGAACTGTCCCCCCTGGGTGGAAAGATTATCGGAAGGCAAAAGTTCCGACTCCGTCTCCCGGACGGTCTGGGTGGTGGCCACGGCGGCAGGGGAGATCTCTTCGGGTGGAGCGACCCCTTCCCCGACCGGAACGGCGGGTTGGGGCGGATTCAAGGCGTCCATGAAATGGGCCAGGGGCGCGAGGGCGCCATCCTGGAATTGATAACAACGATCCGTGATCCGCAGCAGCGATGGGCGCTCCGAGACCAGCAGGAGGGTGGTATTGCCCTTCAGTTGCTCCAGATAGTTGCGCAACAGGATGTCGCCCACCGAGTCGATGGCGGTATTGGCTTCGTCGAACAACAAAATCTTGGGCTGCTTGACCAGAATGCGGATGATGGCGATACGCTGGATCACACCGGCGGGCAAAATATCCGACACGCCCTCGCCAATGGGGGTTTGATATCCTTTGGGCATGCGGGCCACAATGGCGTCCAGACCCAGTTCCGCCGCGATGCTCAAAGCCAGCTCGTTGCGGGATTCGTCGAACAGGGTGAGATTTTCCAGCAGGGTGGCATTGAACAGCACCCCGGTCTGGGGCACGTAACCGATGGCGTCGTGTAGATGAACCGGCAGGGAGCTGCGATTCTTGCCATCCACCAGCACCGCCCCCTCGCTGGGCATGACCGCGCCGGAGATGAGTTTCAGCAAGGTGGTCTTGCCTTCCCCGCTTTTGCCGATCAGACCGACGCACTCTCCGGGTTTGACCTCCAGGGAGAGATTTTTCAAGATCACCAGATCACCGCCAACCCGACAGGTGACATTCTGGAGTTCGAGGGCGCCTTCCATCTGCTCGAACCCGCTGGACTCCTCGGCGAGGGGACGCTGGGGCAGGGTGAAAAGTTCCAGGATCTGCTGTTTGGCCAGGCGGGTGGACTGCAAACGGGTCCAGCCCCGCACCAGGGTTTGCAGGGGTTGCAGAATGCGTCCGGAAAGCATGGTGCAGGCGGCCAGACCACCGGTGGTCATGTCGCCGTGGATCACCTCGATGGCGCCCAGTCCCACGATGACGGCGGTGGTGGTTTGACCGGCAAACGATGAAAAGGCCGGAATCAGTCCACCCCGGAAAATGATGTCATAGGTGTGCCGCAGACTGGAAAGCTGCAACATTTCGTAGCGGCGCAGCATCAGGGGTTCCATGGCCAGGGATTTCACGGCATGGATGCGGCTCAAGGTTTCGGTGATGAAACTGAAGCGCCGTTGGTTCACCTTCAAGTCGGTGTCGAGGGTCTGACGCAACCGCTCGCCCATCACCGTGGAAAAAACCGAAATGATCACCACCGTGAACACCGGCACCAGCACCAAGATGCCGCCGATCTTGTAGATCATGAACAGAAACAATAAGAAAAATGGCAAATCGAACAGGGCGATCATCGCCTGTCCGGAGTACAGTTCGCCAATGGTATGGATGGCGTTCATTTGTTCCAGATACTTGGCCCCATCCACCCGCTCGAACTCTCTGGGTTCGGCGAACAGCAGACGCCGCAACACGCGACAACTGCCCCGGTGAATGAAGCGGGCGCCGATCCAACCCACCACATGGGAGCGCAATGTCTGGATGGCGCTTTCCACCACCAGGGCCACCAGCACGGTGATCACCAGCATGGACAGGGTGTTGACCGCCTGATTCGGAATGATCCGGTTGAAAACCTGCATCAGCAGCAAAGGCACCATCAAGCCCAACAGGTTGATGAGCAGTGAGGTAACCCCCAACACCACCACCGTGCTGAACTTCCCGGCCCCTTCCGGAAGACCTCGGATATCTTTCGGCATCTGTTTTCCAAACGACCATGGCCACCCCCCGGATGAGGAGGCGTTTTGATTAATGTTCTTTGAACGCGTCATGGACAGTATTGAACACCGGTTTCCAGAGAATTTCGATAACCCGACGTTGATCCAGGGTGATGTCCACCTGGGCCAGCATGCCAGGAAGGATGGGATTCTTGCCGGGCTCCTCCCCGAGGTAGGCTTTTTCCAGCGTGATGATTCCCTTGTAATAGGCCTGCTTTTTCTCATCGAGCAGGGTACTGGGTGAAACCGAAGTCAGCGTGCCAAGAACACGTCCGAAATAGACGAACGAATAACTGCTCAATTTGATGGCCACCGGCGAGCCGACGCGGACACGGCCCACATCCTGAGGCGAAATGTGGACTTCGATCTGCATGTTATCGGCCATGGGGACAATTTTGGCCAGCACTCCACCGGGGGCGATGACCTTAGAGGTGATGTTCACCTCCTGGGCGATGCCCGCCACAGGAGCGCGGATTTCCAGACGGGCCGACCGGTCCACCATTTCGAGACGCTGTTCCCGGACCTGGGCCAATTCGTTGGTCACGCTGGTCAACTCGTCGTTGGCCATCCGCTGGGCATCGGCGTCCACCTGATTGAGACGACTGGTGGCTTCGGCGATGGCGCCCCGAATATTTTCGATCTGCTTGTTGATGCGTTTCACCTCCCCCTGGGCGGTTTCGCTCGCCTTGAGGGTTTCCAGGTAGACGATGCGGGAGACCGCCTTTTTCTCCAGCAGAGTCTTGCGGATTTCCAGCATGTTGGCCGTGAGGGCGACCTGACCCCGGGCGGTATCCAGGGCGGTCTGAAGGGATTGCATTTCGGATTGGCGCTGGTCGATCTGGGCATGGATGACCTGCTTGTTGTTTTCCAAAGAGAGCACCTGATCGGCATACACCTGACGCTGCCCATCGGCCAACCCCTTGAACCGTTCAGGAATTCCCGAAAAATCAGGTTGTTCTCTCCGTGCGAACGCCCGGGCGCGAATCCCACGCGCCTGCAAGCCGGCGATCCGGGCATCCACCTGTTCCAACTCGGCGTTGACCTGGGTACCATCCATGCGAAACATCACCTGACCCGCCTCCACCAGGGTATTGTCCCGCACCTTGACTTCGCCGATGATCCCCCCCTCCAGATGCTGCACCACGTGTACCGATCCGGTGGGAATCACCTGACCCGGAGCATGGGCCACCTCTTGCAATTTGGCCAAAAAAGACCAAAGCAGCAACGGCAGAAAAGCAAGCAGGACAATTTTCCAGGTATCGGCGATCAAGGCGGGCGCGGCCACATCCCGATCATTACCCATGATCTCCAAGGGACGGATATGAGTCGGAATGGGTTTGGTGGGAAAAATTTTCATGCTCTAGTCGTATGCGCTGGAAAAGTTCTGGAATTATCCCTCATTGATACGAGTGTTCATCAATACTCACTCCATCTGTATAATGGTATAGAAAAAGCAAGATAGCAAGGATTCGACCCAACGCCCCTTGACAAAAGCATTCGGATTGATCATCAAGAGCCGTTATTGCATATCAGGGCATAACCATTACCCATTTAATGAAAGAGAGACATTCCATGCCCCGTTTGATTGAACTGAACCTGGAACGGGCTCAGGCCATGATCCAACGATTCACGCCAGAAATGCGCATGGTACATTCTCTGGGAGGGGGCAGTTTTGGACAGGTCTTCCTGGTCGAAGACGATTTCTCCCAAGTGGCGGTAAAGATCATTCCCTTGAAAATACGGGGCAAGGAAGACGCGGAAGAAAACCACGAGTGGCGACAACTGACCAGCCATTGGCAACGACTCAACCATGCCAGTCTGGTGAGAATCCGCAGCTTCCACGAAGCCATCGAACCGGACCCCGCCGCGTCGATCAAGTCTTATGGACTGATCTACATGGATTTCTGGCCGATCAGTCTCTACGATTTCATCAAACGGCTCAAGCGGGAAAACGCCTTCACCCCGACACGCAAACGACAATTGTTGCTCAATCTGGCCACCCTGCTGCATCGTCTGCTGGCGGATACCGGCCTGATCGTCACCGACTTGAAATTGGAAAACATCCTGGTGGCCTCCCGGGATCCCGGCCCCATGGATCTGGCCCTGATCGACATGGGGGGGATATGCGAGGCCCGGGTGGCGGATTATTACCGGGTGATCACCACGGATTTCTACATGGCCCCGGAACTGCAAAATCACAGCGTCACCCGCATCGACGCATCGATTCTCCAATTCAGTTTCGGTCTGGCGGGTTATTACATCCTGGAAGGCCGCTGGCCCGTGGCGGAATACGACTATCTGAAGCCTTTGCTGATCAAACTGCGTCAGCAGGAAGGCTTGAACTGGTCTGAAGAGGTGGCCACCGGCATGCCGGGATGCGTGACCATCATCGAACGCTGCCTGAAAGAAAACCGGGAGGAACGTTTCCCGGATCTGGGGGCGCTGGTGGAAGCGATCCGCGCCGACCAGGAGAACCGGGAGCAGACACAACGCCAAACCGCCATCCGGGCCATTCAGGAAAACGGCCCGCGACTGCCCAAAAAAGGTCCGCCTTCCCCCTGGCGGGAACCCGTGACCGGCATGGAGTTCGTCTGGATTCCTCCCGGAGGGTTCGACATGGGACAATCCCCGGAAGAAAACGCCCAGTTGCACCGGGAAAACGATGAAAAGGCCTTCGAGAAATGGTTCGCACGGGAATTGCCCCGTCATCGGGTGCTGCTGGATGGTTTCTGGATGGGCCGCTGGCCGGTGACACGGGAACAATTCAGCCGTTTTGTGGAAGAGAGCCTGCATCTGACCGATCCGGAACGCCTCCAGTCCGCCGCCCGCGGCCAAATCCGCATGCAATCCCAAATCGACTGGCACACCTGGAAAAAAACCCGTTATCCTCAAAACGACACCCATCCAGCCATTCATGTGAGCTGGTTTGACGCGCAAGCCTGCGCCGATTGGCTGTCGCAACGCACGGGACTGCGCTTCGCGCTCCCTTCCGAGGCCCAATGGGAGTACGCCTGCCATGGCGGCGGCAATGCCCCGTTCCACTTTGGCCACGTCATCACCACCGAACAGGCCAATTACGACGGCAGTGTGATCTACGGAGCCGGCCAGCCGGGATCCCCCCGCAAGGGAACCACCCCCTGCGGCCAGTTTCCCGCCAATCATTACGGCCTGCACGACATGCACGGCAATGTCTGGGAGTGGTGCGAGGATCTGTACGATGGCAACTTCTACAACACCCCCGCCGCCCGGCAACGCAATCCGGTGCATCAAGGGCCACTCGGCTACCGGATTAAACGGGGGGGATCCTGGCGCTCTCCCCCGGCCCTGGTGCGCGCCGCCTATCGGGGAGGCACCTATCCGGATATCGGCAAGGACGACATCGGGTTCCGGCTGATCCTGACCCCCGGCGAAGAGATTCTTCAAAGCTCTGGCAAAAAGGAACACAAAAAATGATTCCCCCGCCACGTCCCATCGAAGCCAACGATTATCCCGCCCTGGCCCGGTTCTGCGCATCATTTCCGGGAGAAAAACGGGAGGAGTCCTACTGGCTCGCCCGTTTCCACTTCTGGTGGGAGGAGAATCCCGCCTTTTCGACGGATTTCCCCCGAGGGGGTGTGCTGGAAAAAGAGGGCCAGTTGGGCGGAATGTTCGCCCTGATTCCCAGTCGGGTGCAATTCAATGGCCAGTCCAGAGTCGCGGCCAACATGAGTTGTTGGCGGGTGTTGCCCCACTTCCGGGGCCGCAGTCTCGCGCTGTTCCTGATGCTTCTGGAGCAGGCCAAGAATCATCCGGTATTCAACACCACCCCCACGCCGGAAGTGGAAACCATCCTGCATCGGGTGCCTTTTCTCCCTTTTGCCCAGGGGATCCAAACCGAAAGCGTGTGGATCTCCCGCCCCCGGGAAAGCGGTTGGTGGGAAGGGGTCAAACGGATCTGCCAGATCTCCTGGAACTGGTCCCCCCGTCCCGCATCCCGGCCCCTGCCGCTGGCGGTGGTCCAGACTCTGGCGCAACAAAACCGACAGATGACCCGCCTCCGGCACGCCATGGCCCAGGCCGGCACATTGGCCGTATGCGCCGCCATCGGACCAGCCTTCGACCGTCTGTGGCAACGCACCGGCCATCATCAAGCCTTGACCAATCTCCGCACCGGTCCCGCACTGGAATGGTACCTGAATGCCAATCCCAATCCCGGTCGTCCCCTGTTGCTCACCCATGAAAAAAATGGCGAACTCCGGGCCTTCGGACTCTTCGCACGCCGACCCAGCCCCCATTGGCCGGACCGGGAACATCTCTATGCCCTGGATGTGTGGGCCGAACCCTCCTGGGAGGAGCATCTGTTGCCCCTGTTGGGCTTTGCCTTGCAGCACGCCCGCGAAGCGGACATTCCAGTGCTGCGCATTCCCCACTATCACCCGGAACTGACCCGACTGTGCGCCGGTATCGGTCTGACCCGCCCCCTGCCCAAACCCCTCACCTGTTATTACCTGCCCCCCGCAGGGGAGTCCCCCCCGGATCCGGCGACCATGCGCCCCAGCCGCAACATGGGGGACTATGGCTGCTGAAGGGTGTGGCCATCCCATTTCTGTTCCACCAAAGCCACCAGAGCGGCCACGCTTTCCACCGGAACCAGTTCCGCGAGGCTG
Encoded here:
- a CDS encoding HlyD family type I secretion periplasmic adaptor subunit, with translation MLQNRFSRHLSEAHILEETGVSWQVKAILAGTLFLTVFLLWLTATIQVNEAVKASGEFLPIQGVQRIHPPEGGIVTEIHAVNGQVVSKGALLVRLKNSGTDAEERQVEARLMGLKARAIRQEAFLKGTEPDFSGIPAKYADVVREQRALLDTQKQVLQKSLWVFETQIQQKRTEIELATQNLRNMEKNVAVNADLMALQDNLGKKRLVSRLSQLESQRVYLDSEGKSKTLLAQIKQNQGALEEVLAKKGLYEKELRNQANQELGTIQNEISQVKTLLERQVDRKHNLDVHAPIEGRVQDSRVWTLGSVFSPRDVLMEIVPLADDLQLALNISPKDMGYVRAGQEVAIRVTSYEFNRFGGVEGRLISISPFTQMDAEGNVAYKGIVKPERPFVGDPGAGRAILPGMKADADIISGRRSILSYILNPLTRPERHISTMQGFLSIWESLKGYFSAHP
- a CDS encoding ATP-binding cassette domain-containing protein is translated as MPKDIRGLPEGAGKFSTVVVLGVTSLLINLLGLMVPLLLMQVFNRIIPNQAVNTLSMLVITVLVALVVESAIQTLRSHVVGWIGARFIHRGSCRVLRRLLFAEPREFERVDGAKYLEQMNAIHTIGELYSGQAMIALFDLPFFLLFLFMIYKIGGILVLVPVFTVVIISVFSTVMGERLRQTLDTDLKVNQRRFSFITETLSRIHAVKSLAMEPLMLRRYEMLQLSSLRHTYDIIFRGGLIPAFSSFAGQTTTAVIVGLGAIEVIHGDMTTGGLAACTMLSGRILQPLQTLVRGWTRLQSTRLAKQQILELFTLPQRPLAEESSGFEQMEGALELQNVTCRVGGDLVILKNLSLEVKPGECVGLIGKSGEGKTTLLKLISGAVMPSEGAVLVDGKNRSSLPVHLHDAIGYVPQTGVLFNATLLENLTLFDESRNELALSIAAELGLDAIVARMPKGYQTPIGEGVSDILPAGVIQRIAIIRILVKQPKILLFDEANTAIDSVGDILLRNYLEQLKGNTTLLLVSERPSLLRITDRCYQFQDGALAPLAHFMDALNPPQPAVPVGEGVAPPEEISPAAVATTQTVRETESELLPSDNLSTQGGQFADWHDYMDSIPTTNRFTWCLRGLLEGLQWRGTGRQLAESLPHLLDQLDLTGLCNIMANLNFKHKMDRGRVQNIDARLAPFLFAFDSGRMVVVLEKKKRSRMLILDGETGQQTETDLQGKGTAFFFSSQQQTVLLPQSWVRSQLSLFRSLVWNLMGITIIGNIMASAMPIYVMVVYDRVIPTGSISTGVVMLVGTILALLIDGALRVHRLHLLAYIGTKLERALSSVILNQILGLPSSLTEQISAGNQVSRLRSLEVVREILTGPLSMLLYDIPTTVLYLIVLSFVSPKVIGLMVLLIVAMVVVALALMPVIQRRSALSSQYNSQLQAFLTEALSRIQTIQSTHSEEIWFDRFRDLSGKATLASFQLATISNHMTTVARLLTMLAGVAVMNDTARTVVAADVQNTGAVIASMLITWRILSPLQTFFLGINKIVSISNSVTQLDRLMELKVERGYGQVHTARKDFKGEIAFARVSFRYTNDAEPALVGVTFRVPPGSVVAVIGSNGSGKSTLIKLILGLYDPQAGSVLIDNNDIRQINALQLRHAIGYLPQQCDVFFGTVAQNLRLVRPEASDEELHTAAARAGLLEEILQMPAGFNTRLQDSRSDQLSAGFKQRLSLARALLKNCSIMLFDEPANNMDAKSEALFRQAVEEMRGKTTVFIVTHRPSHLKMADFVLYLDRGYLRAAAPPGEVEKLLPRSFV
- a CDS encoding HlyD family type I secretion periplasmic adaptor subunit, coding for MKIFPTKPIPTHIRPLEIMGNDRDVAAPALIADTWKIVLLAFLPLLLWSFLAKLQEVAHAPGQVIPTGSVHVVQHLEGGIIGEVKVRDNTLVEAGQVMFRMDGTQVNAELEQVDARIAGLQARGIRARAFARREQPDFSGIPERFKGLADGQRQVYADQVLSLENNKQVIHAQIDQRQSEMQSLQTALDTARGQVALTANMLEIRKTLLEKKAVSRIVYLETLKASETAQGEVKRINKQIENIRGAIAEATSRLNQVDADAQRMANDELTSVTNELAQVREQRLEMVDRSARLEIRAPVAGIAQEVNITSKVIAPGGVLAKIVPMADNMQIEVHISPQDVGRVRVGSPVAIKLSSYSFVYFGRVLGTLTSVSPSTLLDEKKQAYYKGIITLEKAYLGEEPGKNPILPGMLAQVDITLDQRRVIEILWKPVFNTVHDAFKEH
- a CDS encoding SUMF1/EgtB/PvdO family nonheme iron enzyme — encoded protein: MPRLIELNLERAQAMIQRFTPEMRMVHSLGGGSFGQVFLVEDDFSQVAVKIIPLKIRGKEDAEENHEWRQLTSHWQRLNHASLVRIRSFHEAIEPDPAASIKSYGLIYMDFWPISLYDFIKRLKRENAFTPTRKRQLLLNLATLLHRLLADTGLIVTDLKLENILVASRDPGPMDLALIDMGGICEARVADYYRVITTDFYMAPELQNHSVTRIDASILQFSFGLAGYYILEGRWPVAEYDYLKPLLIKLRQQEGLNWSEEVATGMPGCVTIIERCLKENREERFPDLGALVEAIRADQENREQTQRQTAIRAIQENGPRLPKKGPPSPWREPVTGMEFVWIPPGGFDMGQSPEENAQLHRENDEKAFEKWFARELPRHRVLLDGFWMGRWPVTREQFSRFVEESLHLTDPERLQSAARGQIRMQSQIDWHTWKKTRYPQNDTHPAIHVSWFDAQACADWLSQRTGLRFALPSEAQWEYACHGGGNAPFHFGHVITTEQANYDGSVIYGAGQPGSPRKGTTPCGQFPANHYGLHDMHGNVWEWCEDLYDGNFYNTPAARQRNPVHQGPLGYRIKRGGSWRSPPALVRAAYRGGTYPDIGKDDIGFRLILTPGEEILQSSGKKEHKK